From Cronobacter turicensis z3032, the proteins below share one genomic window:
- the yiiR gene encoding Uncharacterized protein yiiR: MTLQQWLFSFKGRIGRRDFWVWMALWVASMIILFTLTGNDLLNTQTAAFMLVCLLWPTAAVVVKRLHDRGKSGAWALLMILAWMLLAGNWAVLGGVWQWAVGRFIPTLIMVMMVLDLGAFLGTQGENKYGKETLDVKYR, translated from the coding sequence ATGACCCTTCAGCAGTGGTTATTCTCTTTTAAAGGCCGTATTGGCCGCCGTGATTTTTGGGTATGGATGGCGCTTTGGGTAGCGTCGATGATTATCCTTTTTACCCTGACAGGCAACGATTTACTCAATACGCAGACCGCGGCTTTTATGCTGGTTTGTCTGCTCTGGCCGACGGCGGCGGTAGTGGTGAAACGCCTCCACGACCGCGGCAAATCGGGCGCGTGGGCGCTGTTGATGATCCTCGCGTGGATGCTGCTCGCCGGTAACTGGGCAGTGCTGGGCGGCGTCTGGCAGTGGGCCGTGGGGCGCTTCATCCCGACGCTTATCATGGTCATGATGGTGCTGGACCTGGGCGCGTTTCTTGGCACCCAGGGCGAGAACAAATACGGCAAAGAAACGCTGGATGTGAAGTACCGCTGA
- the fpr gene encoding Ferredoxin--NADP reductase produces the protein MSFPARSGWKCHAALAKIKQQLTQERNMADWVTGKVVRVQHWTDSLFSLVVNAPVAPFTAGQFTKLGLEIDGERVQRAYSYVNAPGNPDLEFYLVTVPEGKLSPRLHAMQPGDEVMVVSDAAGFFVLEEIPECETLWMLATGTAIGPYLSILQEGKDLERFKNIVLVHAVRYAQDLSYLPLMLELQQRYEGKLRVQTVVSRETVSGSLTGRVPALIESGALEEAVGLPMDTATSHVMLCGNPQMVRDTQQLLKDTRQMAKHLRRRPGHMTAEHYW, from the coding sequence ATGAGCTTTCCGGCCCGTTCGGGCTGGAAATGCCACGCGGCGCTGGCGAAGATAAAGCAACAGTTAACACAGGAGCGAAACATGGCGGATTGGGTTACAGGTAAAGTGGTTCGGGTTCAGCACTGGACCGATTCTCTCTTCAGTCTCGTGGTTAACGCCCCTGTCGCGCCTTTCACCGCCGGACAATTCACCAAGCTGGGTCTTGAGATTGACGGCGAGCGCGTGCAGCGCGCCTATTCTTACGTCAACGCGCCGGGCAACCCGGATCTGGAGTTTTATCTGGTGACGGTGCCGGAGGGCAAACTCAGCCCAAGGCTGCACGCGATGCAGCCCGGTGATGAAGTGATGGTGGTGAGCGACGCGGCGGGCTTTTTCGTGCTGGAAGAAATTCCCGAGTGCGAGACGTTATGGATGCTGGCGACCGGCACCGCCATCGGCCCGTATCTGTCGATTCTGCAGGAAGGCAAAGATCTGGAGCGCTTCAAAAATATCGTGCTGGTGCACGCGGTGCGCTACGCCCAGGATTTGAGCTACTTACCGCTGATGCTGGAGCTGCAACAGCGCTACGAAGGCAAGTTACGGGTACAGACGGTGGTGAGCCGTGAAACGGTCTCTGGCTCGCTGACCGGGCGCGTGCCGGCGCTGATTGAGAGCGGCGCGCTGGAAGAGGCGGTCGGGCTGCCGATGGACACCGCGACCAGTCACGTCATGCTGTGCGGTAACCCGCAGATGGTGCGCGATACGCAGCAGTTGCTGAAAGATACCCGCCAGATGGCGAAGCATCTGCGCCGCCGACCTGGACATATGACGGCGGAGCACTACTGGTAA
- the glpX gene encoding Fructose-1,6-bisphosphatase class 2 produces the protein MCYTPTQLILRKRVMKRELAIEFSRVTEAAALAGYKWLGRGDKNLADGAAVNAMRIMLNKVDIDGQIVIGEGEIDEAPMLYIGEKVGTGNGDAVDIAVDPIEGTRMTAMGQANALAVLAVGDKGSFLNAPDMYMEKLIVGPGAKGVIDLNLPLEQNLKNIAAALGKSLSELTVTILAKPRHDAVIAQMQQLGVRVFAIPDGDVAASILTCMPDSEVDVLYGIGGAPEGVVSAAVIRALDGDMQGRLLARHIVKGDTPENRRIGEQELARCQAMGIVAGNVLKLDEMAHNDNVIFSATGITKGDLLDGITRKGNIATTETLLIRGKSRTIRRIQSIHYLDRKDPEIQTHIL, from the coding sequence CTGTGCTACACTCCGACGCAGTTAATCTTGCGGAAAAGAGTCATGAAACGAGAACTTGCCATCGAATTTTCACGCGTCACCGAAGCGGCGGCGCTGGCCGGGTACAAGTGGCTGGGACGCGGCGATAAAAACCTCGCCGACGGCGCGGCCGTTAACGCCATGCGCATTATGCTCAATAAAGTCGATATTGACGGGCAGATTGTGATTGGCGAAGGAGAAATCGATGAAGCGCCGATGCTCTACATCGGCGAGAAGGTCGGCACCGGTAACGGCGATGCGGTCGATATCGCGGTCGATCCTATTGAAGGCACGCGCATGACGGCGATGGGCCAGGCTAACGCGCTGGCGGTGCTGGCCGTGGGCGATAAGGGCAGTTTCCTGAACGCGCCCGATATGTATATGGAAAAGCTGATTGTCGGCCCCGGCGCGAAAGGCGTTATCGACCTCAATCTGCCGCTTGAGCAGAACCTGAAAAACATCGCCGCCGCGCTCGGTAAATCGCTTAGCGAACTCACCGTCACCATTCTTGCCAAACCACGCCACGATGCGGTCATCGCGCAGATGCAACAGCTCGGCGTGCGCGTATTCGCCATTCCCGACGGCGACGTGGCGGCCTCTATTCTGACCTGCATGCCGGATAGCGAAGTCGACGTGCTGTACGGCATCGGCGGCGCGCCGGAAGGCGTGGTCTCGGCGGCGGTAATCCGCGCGCTGGATGGCGATATGCAGGGCCGTCTGCTGGCGCGCCACATCGTGAAAGGCGACACGCCGGAAAACCGCCGCATCGGCGAGCAGGAGCTGGCGCGCTGCCAGGCGATGGGCATCGTGGCGGGCAACGTGCTGAAGCTTGATGAGATGGCGCATAACGATAACGTGATTTTCTCGGCGACCGGCATCACCAAAGGCGATCTGCTGGATGGCATTACCCGCAAGGGCAATATCGCCACCACCGAGACGCTGCTGATCCGCGGCAAATCGCGCACCATTCGTCGTATTCAGTCGATTCACTATCTCGATCGCAAAGACCCGGAGATCCAGACGCACATTCTGTAA
- the mtlR gene encoding Mannitol operon repressor has protein sequence MTGAAESAPADDVSDMQAMMEETQAFENRVLERLNAGKTVRSLLIAAVELLTEAVNILVLQVFRKDDYAVKYAVEPLLDGSGPLGDLSVRLKLIYGLGVISRAEYEDCELLMALREELNHDGNDYAFTDDEILGPFGELHCVVALPPAPPALESSDPQLIQMQKQRYQQVVRSTMVLSLTELLSRISLKKAFQK, from the coding sequence ATAACGGGCGCGGCTGAGTCTGCGCCCGCTGATGACGTGTCAGATATGCAGGCAATGATGGAAGAAACCCAGGCCTTTGAAAACCGTGTGCTTGAGCGTCTGAATGCTGGCAAAACCGTAAGAAGTTTGTTGATCGCCGCCGTTGAACTGCTCACCGAGGCGGTCAATATTCTGGTGTTGCAGGTGTTCCGTAAAGACGACTACGCGGTCAAATACGCCGTTGAGCCGTTGCTCGACGGCAGCGGCCCGCTGGGCGATCTCTCCGTACGCCTGAAGCTGATTTATGGACTCGGCGTGATAAGCCGCGCCGAGTATGAAGACTGCGAACTCCTGATGGCGCTGCGCGAAGAGCTGAATCACGACGGCAACGACTACGCCTTTACCGACGATGAAATCCTCGGACCCTTCGGCGAGCTGCATTGCGTTGTCGCGCTGCCTCCCGCGCCGCCCGCCCTCGAAAGCAGCGACCCACAGCTGATCCAGATGCAAAAACAGCGCTACCAGCAGGTTGTGCGCTCCACCATGGTCCTTTCCCTGACCGAATTGCTCTCAAGGATAAGCTTAAAAAAAGCCTTCCAGAAGTAG
- the mtlD gene encoding Mannitol-1-phosphate 5-dehydrogenase produces the protein MKALHFGAGNIGRGFIGKLLADAGIGLTFADVNQTVLDALNARHSYQVRVVGEQEQTDTVSGVDAVNSTSDDVVTLIATVDLVTTAVGPVVLERIAPAVAKGLALRKAQGNERPLNIIACENMVRGTSQLKTHVFNALAESDKAWVESHVGFVDSAVDRIVPPSESAARDPLEVTVETFSEWIVDKTQFKGELPTIAGMELTDNLMAFVERKLFTLNTGHAITAYLGKQAGHQTIRDAILDEKIRLVVRGAMEESGAVLIKRYGFDDAKHAAYIEKILGRFENPYLKDDVERVGRQPLRKLSAGDRLIKPLLGTLEYGLPHQNLVLGIAAAMHFRSEDDPQAQELAQLIADKGPQAALAQVSGLDANSDVVALAVQAYNATA, from the coding sequence ATGAAAGCATTACATTTTGGCGCAGGTAATATTGGTCGTGGCTTTATTGGCAAACTGCTCGCTGACGCAGGCATCGGCCTGACGTTCGCCGACGTGAACCAGACGGTGCTGGACGCCTTAAACGCGCGTCACAGCTACCAGGTGCGCGTGGTGGGCGAGCAGGAGCAGACGGATACCGTTTCCGGCGTGGACGCGGTCAACAGCACCAGTGACGATGTTGTGACGCTTATCGCCACCGTCGATCTCGTGACGACCGCCGTCGGCCCCGTCGTGCTGGAGCGCATCGCCCCGGCGGTCGCCAAAGGCCTGGCGCTACGCAAAGCGCAGGGTAACGAGCGCCCGCTCAATATCATCGCCTGTGAAAACATGGTGCGCGGCACCAGCCAGTTGAAAACCCACGTGTTTAACGCGCTGGCAGAGAGTGACAAAGCCTGGGTGGAAAGCCACGTCGGTTTTGTCGATTCCGCCGTTGACCGTATCGTGCCGCCGTCGGAATCCGCCGCGCGCGATCCGCTGGAAGTAACCGTTGAAACCTTCAGCGAGTGGATTGTCGACAAAACCCAGTTCAAAGGCGAACTGCCTACTATCGCGGGCATGGAGCTGACCGACAATCTGATGGCATTTGTTGAACGCAAGCTCTTCACCCTGAACACCGGGCATGCTATAACCGCCTACCTCGGAAAACAGGCCGGTCATCAGACCATTCGCGACGCGATTCTGGATGAGAAAATTCGTCTGGTGGTGCGCGGCGCGATGGAAGAGAGCGGCGCGGTGTTGATTAAACGCTACGGCTTCGATGACGCGAAACATGCCGCGTACATCGAGAAAATTCTCGGCCGTTTTGAAAACCCGTACCTGAAAGACGACGTGGAACGCGTTGGCCGTCAGCCGCTGCGCAAACTGAGCGCGGGCGACCGTCTCATTAAGCCGCTGCTGGGCACGCTGGAATATGGCCTGCCGCACCAGAATCTGGTGCTGGGTATCGCCGCCGCGATGCATTTCCGCAGTGAAGACGATCCGCAGGCGCAGGAGCTGGCGCAGCTTATCGCCGATAAAGGCCCGCAGGCCGCGCTGGCGCAGGTTTCCGGTCTGGACGCCAACAGCGATGTCGTGGCGTTGGCCGTACAGGCGTATAACGCAACAGCGTAA
- the mtlA gene encoding PTS system mannitol-specific EIICBA component codes for MSSDIKIKVQSFGRFLSNMVMPNIGAFIAWGIITALFIPTGWWPNETLAKLVGPMITYLLPLLIGYTGGKLVGGERGGVVGAITTMGVIVGADIPMFLGAMIAGPLGGFCIKKFDASVDGKIKSGFEMLVNNFSAGIIGMILAILAFLGIGPAVEVLSKVLAAGVNFMVVHDMLPLASIFVEPAKILFLNNAINHGIFSPLGIQQSHELGKSIFFLIEANPGPGMGILLAYMFFGRGSAKQSAGGAAIIHFLGGIHEIYFPYVLMNPRLILAVILGGMTGVFCLTVLNGGLVSPASPGSILAVLAMTPKGAYFANLVAIFAAMAVSFVVAAILLKTSKVKEEDDIDAATRRMQDMKAQSKGAATAANADLSNDLSHVRKIIVACDAGMGSSAMGAGVLRKKVQDAGLSHISVTNSAINSLPGDVDLVITHRDLTERAMRQAPHAQHISLTNFLDSGLYAGLTERLVAAQRHTQNEEKVRTSLQDSFDANDSHLFKLSADNIFLGRQAANKEEAIRFAGEQLVKGGYVQPEYVDAMLEREKLTPTYLGESIAVPHGTVEAKDRVLKTGVVFCQYPQGVRFGEEEDDIARLVIGIAARNNEHIQVITSLTNALDDESVIERLAHTNSVDEVLALLSGKTVA; via the coding sequence ATGTCATCCGATATCAAGATCAAAGTGCAAAGCTTTGGTCGCTTTCTCAGCAATATGGTAATGCCTAACATCGGCGCGTTTATCGCCTGGGGTATTATCACCGCGTTATTTATTCCCACAGGGTGGTGGCCAAACGAGACGCTGGCGAAGCTGGTTGGTCCGATGATCACCTACCTGCTGCCGCTGCTTATCGGCTATACCGGCGGTAAGCTGGTCGGCGGCGAGCGTGGCGGCGTGGTGGGCGCGATTACCACCATGGGCGTTATCGTCGGCGCGGACATCCCGATGTTCCTGGGCGCGATGATTGCAGGCCCGCTGGGCGGCTTCTGCATCAAGAAATTCGACGCCTCGGTCGACGGCAAAATCAAATCCGGCTTTGAAATGCTGGTGAACAACTTCTCCGCGGGCATCATCGGTATGATCCTCGCGATTCTGGCGTTCCTCGGCATTGGCCCGGCGGTAGAAGTGCTCTCGAAAGTGCTGGCCGCGGGCGTGAACTTCATGGTGGTTCACGACATGCTGCCGCTGGCGTCGATTTTCGTTGAACCAGCGAAAATCCTGTTCCTCAACAACGCCATCAACCACGGCATCTTCTCGCCGCTGGGCATTCAGCAGTCGCATGAACTGGGCAAATCGATCTTCTTCCTGATTGAAGCCAACCCGGGCCCGGGTATGGGTATTCTGCTGGCGTACATGTTCTTTGGTCGCGGCAGCGCCAAACAGTCTGCGGGCGGCGCGGCTATCATCCACTTCCTGGGCGGTATCCACGAAATCTACTTCCCGTATGTGCTGATGAATCCGCGTCTGATCCTCGCTGTTATCCTGGGCGGTATGACCGGCGTATTCTGCCTGACCGTACTGAACGGCGGCCTGGTTTCTCCGGCGTCTCCGGGCTCTATCCTGGCGGTGCTGGCGATGACGCCGAAAGGCGCGTACTTCGCAAACCTGGTGGCGATTTTCGCCGCGATGGCCGTCTCCTTCGTGGTGGCCGCTATCCTGCTGAAAACCAGCAAAGTGAAAGAAGAAGACGATATCGATGCCGCGACCCGTCGCATGCAGGATATGAAAGCGCAGTCTAAAGGCGCGGCAACCGCGGCGAACGCGGATCTGAGCAACGACCTGAGCCACGTGCGTAAAATCATCGTCGCCTGCGACGCCGGTATGGGCTCCAGCGCCATGGGCGCCGGCGTACTGCGTAAGAAAGTGCAGGATGCGGGCCTGAGCCATATTTCCGTCACCAACAGCGCGATTAACAGCCTGCCGGGCGATGTGGATCTGGTTATCACCCACCGCGATTTAACCGAGCGCGCCATGCGTCAGGCGCCGCACGCGCAGCACATTTCGCTGACCAACTTCCTGGACAGCGGCCTGTACGCCGGCCTGACCGAACGTCTGGTTGCCGCGCAGCGTCATACGCAGAACGAAGAGAAAGTCCGCACCAGCCTGCAGGACAGCTTCGACGCCAACGACAGCCATCTGTTTAAGCTCAGCGCAGACAACATCTTCCTGGGCCGTCAGGCGGCGAATAAAGAAGAGGCGATTCGCTTTGCGGGCGAGCAGCTGGTGAAAGGCGGTTACGTTCAGCCGGAATATGTAGACGCGATGCTGGAGCGCGAAAAACTCACCCCGACCTATCTCGGCGAGTCCATCGCGGTTCCGCACGGCACCGTTGAAGCCAAAGACCGCGTGCTGAAAACCGGCGTCGTGTTCTGCCAGTATCCGCAGGGCGTGCGTTTCGGTGAAGAAGAAGACGATATCGCCCGCCTGGTGATTGGTATCGCGGCGCGCAATAACGAACACATTCAGGTTATTACCAGCCTGACCAATGCGCTAGATGATGAAAGCGTGATTGAGCGCCTGGCGCATACCAACAGCGTCGATGAAGTGCTGGCGCTGCTCTCCGGTAAAACCGTGGCGTAA
- the yibF gene encoding Uncharacterized GST-like protein yibF produces MKLIGSYTSPFVRKISVMLLEKGIVFEFVNESPYAEQNGMAQYNPLGKVPALVTDEGETWFDSPIIAQYIELLDAQPALVPQAPRAALKVRQLEALADGIMDAALVSVREQARPAEQQSESELLRQREKINRGLDALEGYVADGTLKADELTLATIATACAIGYLNFRRVAPGWCAQRPHLVKLVEALFTRDSFARTEPPSA; encoded by the coding sequence ATGAAACTTATCGGTAGTTACACCAGCCCGTTTGTACGCAAAATCTCTGTGATGCTGCTCGAAAAAGGCATCGTGTTTGAGTTCGTAAATGAATCGCCCTATGCCGAACAGAACGGCATGGCGCAGTACAACCCGCTGGGGAAAGTGCCGGCGCTGGTGACCGATGAGGGCGAGACCTGGTTTGATTCGCCCATCATCGCGCAGTATATCGAGCTGCTGGATGCCCAACCGGCGCTGGTGCCGCAAGCGCCGCGCGCGGCGTTGAAAGTGCGCCAGCTGGAGGCGCTCGCCGACGGCATTATGGACGCGGCGCTGGTTTCGGTACGCGAGCAGGCGCGCCCGGCGGAGCAGCAGTCGGAAAGTGAACTGCTGCGCCAGCGGGAGAAAATCAACCGCGGCCTCGACGCGCTGGAAGGATATGTGGCTGACGGCACGCTGAAGGCCGACGAACTGACGCTCGCCACTATCGCAACGGCCTGCGCTATTGGCTATCTCAATTTCCGTCGCGTGGCGCCGGGCTGGTGCGCGCAGCGTCCGCATCTGGTGAAACTGGTGGAAGCGCTCTTTACCCGCGACAGCTTCGCGCGTACCGAGCCGCCCAGCGCCTGA
- the selA gene encoding L-seryl-tRNA(Sec) selenium transferase, whose protein sequence is MLNYRHVLSRFIHVMTTDSRLLYSQLPATDRLLRDSAFQPLLDTYGHTRVVNTLRAMQEEARLAIRERQALPTWCDDWAAAAADRLARGSQSALRPVFNLTGTVLHTNLGRALQAEEAVEAVARAMRSPVTLEYDADGGERGHRDRALAALLCELTGAEDACIVNNNAAAVLLMLAALGAGKEVIVSRGELVEIGGAFRIPDVMRQAGCQLVEVGTTNRTHLRDYLEATGEQTALLMKVHTSNYQIEGFTKTVDAAELAQASSVPVIVDLGSGSLIDLSQYGLPKEPMPQEALAAGASLVSFSGDKLPGGPQAGIIVGKKALIAKLQKHPLKRALRADKMTLAALDATLRLYLHPEKLAERLPTLRLLTRQASDISEQAQRLRPALESRYGDEFQIDVAPCLSQIGSGSLPVDRLPGAALTFTPRDGRGSRLEALAARWRRLPVPVIGRVGDGRLWLDLRCLEDEAGLMEMLLQ, encoded by the coding sequence CTGCTAAATTATCGCCACGTTTTATCCAGGTTTATTCACGTCATGACGACCGATTCCCGTCTGCTTTACAGCCAGCTTCCCGCTACCGACCGCCTGCTGCGCGACAGCGCGTTCCAGCCGTTGCTGGACACCTACGGCCATACTCGCGTGGTCAACACGCTTCGCGCGATGCAGGAGGAGGCGCGGCTTGCCATTCGCGAACGCCAGGCATTGCCGACGTGGTGCGACGACTGGGCCGCGGCGGCGGCTGACAGGCTGGCGCGCGGTTCGCAAAGCGCGCTGCGCCCGGTTTTTAACCTTACCGGGACGGTGCTGCACACCAACCTTGGCCGCGCGTTGCAGGCGGAAGAGGCCGTTGAGGCGGTCGCCCGCGCCATGCGCTCGCCGGTGACGCTGGAGTATGACGCCGACGGCGGCGAGCGCGGCCACCGCGACCGCGCGCTGGCGGCGCTACTCTGTGAACTCACCGGCGCGGAAGACGCCTGTATCGTCAATAACAACGCTGCGGCGGTGCTGCTGATGCTGGCGGCGCTGGGCGCAGGCAAAGAGGTAATTGTGTCGCGCGGCGAACTGGTGGAGATTGGCGGCGCGTTTCGCATTCCGGATGTGATGCGCCAGGCGGGCTGTCAGCTGGTGGAAGTGGGTACGACCAACCGCACGCACCTGCGCGATTATCTTGAGGCGACTGGCGAGCAGACCGCGCTGCTGATGAAAGTGCATACCAGTAATTATCAGATTGAAGGCTTTACCAAAACCGTTGACGCTGCCGAACTGGCGCAGGCGTCGTCTGTCCCGGTGATTGTCGATCTCGGCAGCGGTTCGCTTATCGATCTCAGCCAGTATGGCCTGCCGAAAGAGCCGATGCCGCAGGAGGCGCTGGCCGCCGGGGCGAGTCTCGTGAGCTTTTCCGGCGATAAACTGCCGGGCGGGCCGCAGGCGGGGATTATCGTCGGCAAAAAGGCGCTCATCGCAAAGCTTCAGAAACACCCGCTCAAGCGCGCCCTGCGCGCCGACAAAATGACGCTGGCGGCGCTCGACGCCACGCTGCGTCTCTACCTGCACCCGGAAAAACTTGCTGAGCGGCTGCCGACGCTGCGGCTGCTGACGCGTCAGGCGTCCGACATCAGCGAGCAGGCGCAGCGCCTGCGTCCTGCGCTGGAATCCCGCTACGGCGACGAATTTCAGATAGACGTAGCGCCCTGCCTGTCGCAGATTGGCAGCGGCTCGCTGCCGGTCGACCGGCTACCAGGTGCTGCGCTCACGTTCACTCCGCGCGACGGGCGCGGCAGCCGTCTTGAGGCGCTCGCCGCCCGCTGGCGCCGTCTGCCGGTGCCGGTTATCGGGCGCGTGGGCGACGGGCGGTTATGGCTCGATTTACGCTGCCTTGAAGATGAGGCAGGACTGATGGAGATGTTGTTGCAATGA
- the selB gene encoding Selenocysteine-specific elongation factor translates to MIIATAGHVDHGKTTLLEALTGINADRLPEEKKRGMTIDLGYAYWPQPDGRVIGFIDVPGHEKFLANMLAGVGGIDHALLMVACDDGVMAQTREHLAILRLTGQPTLTVALTKADRVDEARLAQVKADVQATLSDYGWHDATLFVTAATEGVGIEALRDHLRTLPERTHPAGQRFRLAVDRAFTVKGAGLVVTGTALSGEVNVGDTLYLTGANTPMRVRGLHAQNQPTERAFAGQRIALNISGDAQKADIRRGDWLLSDAPPQAAERVIVTLDRQAPLQQWQPLHIHHAASHVTGRVSLLEDNLAELVFDTPLFLADNDRLVLRDISARQTLAGARVVTLEAPRRGKRQPEFLAFLTELAGAKTDAEALRLHASRGAVALVTFGWARQLSTAALDTLAGGEEFLQANGYLLSSSLAARWQEKLLATLARYHETHSEEPGPGRERLRRMALPSEPEPLVLALIERMRRDGQLASREGWLHLPGHKAGFSEPQQALWEKIQGLFGDEPWWVRDLAREAGEEEQAMRQLLRLAAQQGFITAIVKDRYYRHDRIVAFADLIRTLDREKGATVAADFRDSLNVGRKLAIQILEYFDRIGFTRRRGNEHLLRDSALFNSAL, encoded by the coding sequence ATGATTATCGCCACCGCCGGGCATGTGGACCACGGCAAAACCACGCTGCTTGAAGCGCTCACCGGTATTAACGCCGACCGTCTGCCGGAAGAGAAAAAACGCGGCATGACTATCGATCTCGGTTACGCCTACTGGCCGCAGCCGGACGGGCGCGTGATCGGTTTTATCGACGTGCCGGGCCATGAGAAATTCCTCGCCAATATGCTGGCGGGCGTGGGCGGCATCGATCATGCGCTGCTGATGGTGGCGTGCGATGACGGCGTGATGGCCCAGACCCGCGAGCACCTGGCGATTCTGCGCCTGACCGGCCAGCCGACGCTCACCGTGGCGCTCACCAAAGCCGACCGGGTGGATGAGGCGCGACTGGCGCAGGTGAAAGCAGATGTCCAGGCAACACTGAGCGACTATGGCTGGCACGACGCCACGCTGTTTGTGACGGCGGCCACCGAAGGCGTGGGCATTGAGGCGCTGCGCGACCACTTGCGCACGTTGCCCGAACGCACGCATCCCGCCGGGCAGCGCTTTCGCCTGGCGGTCGATCGCGCGTTTACCGTGAAAGGCGCGGGCCTGGTAGTGACCGGCACGGCGCTCTCCGGCGAGGTGAACGTCGGCGATACGCTCTACCTGACCGGCGCGAATACGCCGATGCGCGTGCGCGGCCTGCACGCGCAGAACCAGCCGACGGAGCGGGCGTTCGCCGGTCAGCGCATCGCGCTGAACATTAGCGGCGATGCGCAGAAAGCGGATATCCGACGCGGCGACTGGCTGCTCAGCGACGCGCCGCCGCAGGCCGCGGAGCGGGTCATCGTCACGCTCGACCGCCAGGCGCCGCTGCAACAGTGGCAGCCGCTGCATATTCATCATGCGGCAAGCCACGTCACCGGGCGCGTCTCGCTGCTGGAAGATAATCTGGCGGAGCTGGTGTTCGACACGCCGCTCTTCCTGGCCGATAACGACCGTCTGGTGCTGCGCGACATCAGCGCGCGCCAGACGCTGGCAGGCGCGCGCGTCGTCACGCTGGAAGCCCCGCGGCGCGGCAAACGCCAGCCGGAATTTCTCGCGTTTCTCACCGAACTTGCCGGCGCTAAAACCGACGCCGAAGCGCTGCGGCTTCACGCCTCGCGCGGCGCGGTCGCGCTCGTGACGTTTGGCTGGGCGCGCCAGCTCTCCACGGCGGCGCTCGACACGCTGGCGGGCGGCGAGGAGTTTCTGCAGGCGAACGGTTATCTGTTAAGCAGCAGTCTTGCGGCGCGCTGGCAGGAGAAACTGCTCGCCACGCTCGCCCGCTACCATGAAACGCACAGCGAAGAGCCCGGCCCTGGCCGCGAACGCCTGCGGCGCATGGCGCTCCCTTCCGAGCCAGAGCCGCTGGTGCTGGCGCTTATCGAACGGATGCGGCGCGACGGGCAGCTCGCGAGCCGCGAAGGCTGGCTGCATCTGCCGGGCCATAAGGCCGGTTTCAGCGAGCCTCAGCAGGCGCTGTGGGAGAAAATCCAGGGGCTGTTTGGCGACGAGCCCTGGTGGGTGCGCGATCTGGCGCGCGAAGCGGGCGAAGAAGAACAGGCGATGCGCCAACTGTTGCGGCTCGCCGCGCAGCAGGGCTTTATCACGGCGATCGTCAAAGATCGCTACTACCGTCACGATCGCATCGTGGCGTTCGCCGATCTGATCCGCACGCTCGATCGCGAAAAAGGCGCGACCGTCGCCGCTGATTTTCGCGACAGCCTGAACGTGGGCCGCAAGCTGGCGATTCAGATTCTGGAATATTTCGACCGCATCGGCTTTACCCGCCGTCGCGGTAATGAACATCTGCTGCGCGACAGCGCGCTGTTTAATTCCGCGCTGTAA